GATGGTCGGTCCAGCCGCCACCTACCACACGGGCGACGACAACAACTTCGTCACCGGCGGACTCTCCAGCGGCTACATCAACGACCACGGCGACCGCAAAACCGACATCCTCGGTCGCGCCGTGCCGGAAAACCGCAAGTTCGTCGAATGGTGGCACCGCCAGCGCATCGGCGAACACTTCACGCTCGACGGCCAGTTCAACTACTGGAGCGACTCCGAAGTCCTCCGCGACTTCCGCCCCAAGCGCTTCTTCCCCGTCCAGCAACCCGACTCCTACCTCGAGGGCACCTACACCGGCGACAACTTCGTGCTCAGCGCCTTCTCGCGCGTCCACCCGAATCGCTTCCACCAAGTGCAGGAGCGGTTGCCCGAAATCCGCTTCGACCTGCTCCCCTCCGAAGCGCCCGCCGGATTCTACGAACGCGCCAACGCCTCCCTCGCCGTCCTCGAGGAGGACGCCTATCTCAACCTCCCGAAGCAGCGCTCCACCCGCTACGACGCCTACTACGGCATCGAGCGCCCCATCGCCCTCGCACCGTGGATGACCTTCACGCCCGTCGCCGGCGGACGCCTCACGCATTACGCGAACGCCATCGGCGGCAAAGACACCTACACGCGCGCCATCGGCGAAATCGGCTTCGATGCCCGCCTGCGCGCCGCCGGCGTGTTCGACTACAAGAACCCGCTCTGGGACATCGACGGCCTCCGCCACCTCATCGAGCCGCGCCTCTCCTACCGCTACGCGCCTGAAGCGGACCGCGGCGCGCGCTACATCCCCGCGATCGACCGTCGCGTCTTCTCGACCTACCTGCAACCGCTCTCCATCGGCGACCAGCGCAACATCGACGACCTCGATGCGATGAACACCGTGCGCCTCTCGCTCAACAACACCCTCCAGACGCGCAGCTCCACCGGCTCGCGCGATCTCGCCGCGCTCAACTTCGCCGCCGACTACCGCTTCGACCGCAAACCCGGCCAGCGCCCGCTCACCAACCTCCACTCCGAGCTCGCCCTCACGCCCGCCGACTGGATCACGTTCTCCGTCTACGAACGCTTCACGCCGCAGACGTCCGCGCAGCAGGAGCTGAACTACGCGCTCGAAATCACCGATCAGGAATGGTGGGCCGCCAAACTCAGCTCGCATTTCCTCCGCGACGACTACGAAGAATACGCCCTCGATTACCGTCAGCGCGTGAACGAGGTCTTCGACGTCGTCGGCCGCTGGCGCTACGACGTCCGCCACAGCCGCTTCAACGAGCAGACCTACGGCATCTCGCAGCGCCTCGGCCAGACCTGGGCGATCAAATACGAAGTCTCCTTCTCCGAAGGCCCGCGCCGCGAAAGCAATTTCGGCTTCAACCTCGAAGTCGAACTCCTGAAATTCTGAGCCGCGCCCGCGCGCCTGACATGAACCCGCGCATCGCCGCGAACCAGCAGCGCACCTTCCTCGCGCAACTCGCCGTCGTGCTCCCGCACGTCCGCACCGACAGCGCGCTCCCGCGCCGCATCAAGGAACTCCTCGGCCGCAACCGCGCGCTCGGCTCCCGCGACCGCCGTCTCTACCGCGAGCTGATCTATACCGTCATCCGTCACCTGCCGTGGTTCGAGCCGCTCCTCGCGCGCGACGAAAACGCCGCCGCACAACTCGCCGCCTGGCTCGCGCCCGAGATGAAGGACACCGGCGCCTATCGCGCCGCGCTCCTCGAAGGCTGGCCGCCCGCACCCGCAACCCTCGCGGAGAAATCGTCCGTTCTCTGCACCCGGTTTTCCCACGACGCCTTCGATCCGGCCGCGCTCCTCCCCGCGTGGTTCCGCGACCACTGCCCCGACGCGTTCGCGCCGGCGCAGCTCGACGCCCTCCTCGCCCGCGCCCCGATCTGGATTCGCCTCCAAGCCAACGACCGCGAGATGGTCCTCGACGAGTTCCGCCGCCAGAGCTGGGAGCCGCGCCCGACTCCCGTCTCGCCCGACGCTTTCGCCCTGCCGCCCAACGCCGAAGTGGCCAACACCGACGCCTACCGCCGCGGCTTCGTCGAAATCCAGGACCTAGGCTCCCAACTCGTCCTCGCCCACGCACCAGTCGCGATCGGCGAGCGTTGGCTCGACGCGTGTGCCGGCGCCGGCGGAAAAACCCTGCAACTCGCCCATGCCGTCGGCCCGACCGGCAGCGTCGACGCCGCCGACATCCGCCCCGCCATGCTC
This window of the Candidatus Didemnitutus sp. genome carries:
- the lptD gene encoding LPS assembly protein LptD gives rise to the protein MLRRLALCFVFAALAGTAARAQTAGDMPNVTGKETVYDDRTKELVVHGAARLVWGEVVLTADELRYRRESNTVSASGHFILTRGARRLVADEGTYDLASGTLHVRNLRVGEFPVYVTGESVDGTFDQLVFTNATIFFRENAAYAPSIRARKVVYEKGQIVSGEGLQLGLLGGHFLSLPTFQHKLGTELFSYFVGKVGYRASLGPFVEADGRVPIAPGVKAGADIGLYGSRGVMVGPAATYHTGDDNNFVTGGLSSGYINDHGDRKTDILGRAVPENRKFVEWWHRQRIGEHFTLDGQFNYWSDSEVLRDFRPKRFFPVQQPDSYLEGTYTGDNFVLSAFSRVHPNRFHQVQERLPEIRFDLLPSEAPAGFYERANASLAVLEEDAYLNLPKQRSTRYDAYYGIERPIALAPWMTFTPVAGGRLTHYANAIGGKDTYTRAIGEIGFDARLRAAGVFDYKNPLWDIDGLRHLIEPRLSYRYAPEADRGARYIPAIDRRVFSTYLQPLSIGDQRNIDDLDAMNTVRLSLNNTLQTRSSTGSRDLAALNFAADYRFDRKPGQRPLTNLHSELALTPADWITFSVYERFTPQTSAQQELNYALEITDQEWWAAKLSSHFLRDDYEEYALDYRQRVNEVFDVVGRWRYDVRHSRFNEQTYGISQRLGQTWAIKYEVSFSEGPRRESNFGFNLEVELLKF
- a CDS encoding RsmB/NOP family class I SAM-dependent RNA methyltransferase encodes the protein MNPRIAANQQRTFLAQLAVVLPHVRTDSALPRRIKELLGRNRALGSRDRRLYRELIYTVIRHLPWFEPLLARDENAAAQLAAWLAPEMKDTGAYRAALLEGWPPAPATLAEKSSVLCTRFSHDAFDPAALLPAWFRDHCPDAFAPAQLDALLARAPIWIRLQANDREMVLDEFRRQSWEPRPTPVSPDAFALPPNAEVANTDAYRRGFVEIQDLGSQLVLAHAPVAIGERWLDACAGAGGKTLQLAHAVGPTGSVDAADIRPAMLEELRERAARARLSNVRLVRAADGQYDGVLVDAPCSGSGTWRRLPHMKWHTQPATIPEFATQQLSILSANSAHVRPGGLLVYATCSLSHVENHDVVAAFLAAHAGYSAEKPARDLGGRFDGAGTTLLPATHDSDGFYVAILRRRAS